One genomic window of Glycine max cultivar Williams 82 chromosome 16, Glycine_max_v4.0, whole genome shotgun sequence includes the following:
- the LOC100810669 gene encoding probable WRKY transcription factor 43: MESQDPQNSPPFLFTPMSMMQNPNLEPQGLHDDIDWVSLFSGQSNFLADANAMMECASSSSSSSSSSCALMAEKSDKETMKGGRLRKTTRPRFAFQTRSEDDILDDGYRWRKYGQKAVKNNMHPRSYYRCTHHTCNVKKQVQRLSKDTSIVVTTYEGIHNHPCEKLMETLTPLLRQMQFLSRLASNNNGGPSSLL; the protein is encoded by the exons ATGGAAAGCCAAGATCCACAAAACTCTCCTCCCTTCCTTTTCACTCCCATGTCAATGATGCAAAACCCAAATTTGGAACCTCAAGGCTTGCATGATGACATAGACTGGGTTAGCCTTTTCTCTGGCCAGAGCAACTTCCTTGCGGATGCCAATGCGATGATGGAAtgcgcttcttcttcttcttcttcttcgtcctCCTCGTGTGCTTTGATGGCTGAAAAGAGTGATAAAGAGACAATGAAAGGGGGTAGATTGAGGAAGACAACACGACCCAGGTTTGCGTTTCAGACGAGAAGTGAAGATGATATTTTGGATGATGGTTATCGTTGGAGGAAGTATGGACAGAAAGCTGTGAAGAACAACATGCATCCCAG AAGCTACTACCGTTGCACGCATCATACATGCAATGTGAAGAAACAGGTGCAAAGGTTATCCAAAGACACAAGCATCGTGGTGACCACTTACGAGGGAATTCACAATCACCCATGCGAAAAGCTCATGGAAACCCTAACGCCCCTTCTGAGGCAAATGCAGTTTCTCTCTAGGTTAGCTTCCAATAATAACGGCGGTCCTTCTTCTCTGCTATAG
- the PM22 gene encoding seed maturation protein PM22: MSQLLDKAKNFVSEKVNDMAKPEASVTDVDFKRVSKDNVEYLAKVSVRNPYSTSIPICEINYSFKSASREIASGKIPDPGSLKAKDTTMVDVPVKVPYSILMSLAKDIGADWDIDYQLDLGLVIDVPVIGIFTIPLSQKGEIKLPTLSTMFA, translated from the exons ATGTCGCAGTTGCTGGATAAAGCCAAGAACTTCGTGTCGGAGAAGGTAAATGATATGGCCAAGCCGGAGGCGAGTGTCACTGACGTGGACTTCAAGCGCGTGAGCAAAGATAATGTCGAGTACTTGGCCAAGGTCTCTGTTCGTAACCCTTATTCAACTTCCATACCCATTTGTGAGATCAACTACTCTTTCAAAAGCGCATCCAG GGAGATAGCATCAGGGAAAATTCCAGACCCAGGATCGTTGAAGGCAAAGGACACAACAATGGTGGATGTGCCAGTTAAGGTTCCATACAGCATATTGATGAGCTTGGCAAAGGACATTGGTGCTGACTGGGACATAGACTATCAATTGGATCTTGGTCTGGTTATTGATGTTCCTGTCATTGGCATCTTCACCATTCCTCTCTCTCAGAAAGGAGAGATCAAGCTACCAACCCTCTCTACCATGTTCGCCTAA
- the LOC100807270 gene encoding 39S ribosomal protein L46, mitochondrial isoform X1 — translation MHRFRMKMSLVWPLLTRRGFSTSSENLVASVLFERLPVVIPKIDPVVYAFQEFSFRWRQQYQRRYPDEFLDKSDARGKGDYQIDYVPAPRITEADQSNDRRSLQRALDRRLYLLLYGNAYGAPSGKPVWHFPEKVYESEDTMRKCAESALKSVIGDLSNTYFVGNAPMAHMVVQPTENQSGSTSFKRFFFKSQVIAKNKFDIGKCEDFVWVTKDELTEYFPEQAEFLNKMIIS, via the exons ATGCATAGATTCAGGATGAAAATGTCACTGGTTTGGCCTCTCTTAACGAGGCGAGGATTCAGCACAAGCTCTGAGAATCTTGTTGCTTCTGTGCTCTTTGAGAGATTGCCAGTGGTCATTCCCAAAATTGATCCTGTGGTTTATGCATTTCAAGAATTCTC GTTTCGATGGCGACAACAATATCAACGCAGATACCCTGATGAATTTCTTGACAAATCTGATGCAAG GGGGAAAGGTGATTATCAGATTGACTATGTGCCAGCACCACGAATCACTGAAGCCGACCAAAGTAATGACCGAAG GTCATTACAAAGAGCTCTTGACAGAAGACTCTACCTTCTTCTCTATGGTAATGCATATGGGGCTCCAAGTGGGAAGCCTGTGTGGCATTTTCCAGAGAAAGTTTATGAATCAGAGGACACCATGCGCAAG tGTGCAGAGTCTGCCTTAAAATCAGTCATAGGAGATCTTTCTAATACATATTTTGTTGGAAATGCTCCAATGGCCCATATGGTTGTTCAGCCAACAGAAAACCAGTCCGGATCCACATCTTTTAAG CGATTCTTCTTCAAGTCACAAGTaattgctaaaaacaagttcgaCATCGGAAAATGTGAGGATTTTGTCTGGGTGACAAAGGATGAATTGACGGAGTATTTTCCCGAGCAAGCCGAGTTTTTAAATAAGATGATCATTAGCTGA
- the LOC112997685 gene encoding RING-H2 finger protein ATL67: MSSFNPFSPPPPTPYLTNLGFGYSIAIALGVLFLLSTLILSSYLCCRTLRHRNNNRHTPRNNTSDGIVLPRVIFVAEDDDDDATRQNDAVTGLDQAVINSYPKFPYVKEGDYDSTCSICLCEYKDSEMLRMMPECRHYFHLCCLDPWLKLNGSCPVCRNSPMPTPLSTPLQEVVPLSQYADARARR; this comes from the coding sequence ATGTCCTCCTTCAACCCTTTCTCCCCTCCACCACCCACCCCTTACCTCACCAACCTCGGCTTCGGCTACTCCATCGCCATCGCCCTCGGCGTCCTCTTCCTCCTCTCCACCCTCATCCTCTCCTCCTACCTCTGCTGCCGCACCCTCCGCCACCGCAACAACAACCGCCACACCCCCCGTAACAACACCTCCGATGGCATCGTCCTCCCGCGCGTGATCTTCGTCGCCGAGGACGACGACGATGACGCCACCCGCCAGAACGACGCCGTCACCGGCCTCGACCAGGCCGTAATAAACTCCTACCCCAAGTTTCCTTACGTTAAGGAAGGTGATTACGACAGCACCTGCTCGATCTGTCTGTGCGAGTACAAGGATTCGGAGATGCTGAGGATGATGCCAGAGTGTCGACACTACTTTCACTTGTGTTGTCTCGACCCGTGGCTCAAGCTTAACGGGTCATGCCCCGTTTGCCGGAACTCTCCCATGCCAACGCCGCTGTCGACGCCGCTGCAGGAGGTCGTGCCGCTCTCACAGTACGCCGATGCCAGGGCGAGGAGGTGA
- the LOC100801965 gene encoding uncharacterized protein isoform X2, with product MALTATTSINISHHSTLIFPPKQHKQHLRIHRFRCSGTNPNKESESQNNAILKLAWYSSELLGIAASVFRSPSNEEVPPQRLLQTIDRAAVVDTIKQDFERSYFVTDPAGSFKGLQRFKRNCTNFGSLLEKSNMKLMKWEDFEDKGIGHWRFNCILSFPWRPILSATGYTEYYFDARSGKVCRHVEHWNVPKKALFKQILRPSRGFGLKDYVNRWLKAVQMKL from the exons atGGCATTAACTGCCACTACTTCAATCAACATAAGTCACCATAGCACTTTGATTTTTCCTCCGAAACAACACAAGCAGCACCTTAGAATCCACAGGTTTCGATGCAGTGGAACTAATCCGAACAAAGAGTCGGAATCACAGAACAATGCAATTCTCAAGCTTGCATGGTATAGTTCCGAGCTTCTTGGCATTGCAGCGTCCGTTTTCCGTTCACCATCTAATGAGGAAgttcctcctcagaggcttctTCAGACCATTGATCGTGCTGCGGTTGTGGACACTATCAAACAAGACTTTGAAAGATCCTATTTTGTCACAG ACCCAGCAGGCTCATTTAAAGGGCTTCAGCGATTCAAAAGGAACTGCACTAATTTTGGATCCCTTCTGGAGAAGTCAAACATGAAGCTGATGAAGTGGGAAGATTTTGAA GACAAAGGAATTGGACATTGGCGATTCAACTGTATCTTGTCCTTTCCTTGGAGGCCCATTCTTTCTG CAACTGGATACACAGAATACTATTTTGATGCACGATCGGGAAAAGTATGCAG GCATGTGGAGCACTGGAATGTTCCCAAAAAGGCATTGTTCAAGCAAATTCTAAGGCCTAGTCGTGGATTTGGCTTAAAAGATTATGTGAATAGGTGGTTGAAAGCAGTGCAGATGAAGCTTTAA
- the LOC100799820 gene encoding late embryogenesis abundant protein produces MLETEQARPLAPSIERQSSDEDNTTPHPQTQGHKKLIKRCACPLISLLLIAIVIIVLIFTVFRVKDPVITMNSIKITKLQLVNTMSQQPGANMSLVADVSVKNPNVASFRYSNTTTSLYYHGVIVGEARGPPGRAKARRTLRMNVTIDVITARVISSPDFVTDLGSGLLTMSSFSRVPGQVKILNLIKRHVVVKMNCTTTFNISTQAIKEQSCKRKVKL; encoded by the coding sequence ATGCTAGAGACGGAGCAAGCAAGACCATTAGCCCCATCAATAGAGCGCCAAAGCAGCGATGAGGATAACACCACTCCACACCCTCAAACACAAGGCCACAAAAAACTCATCAAACGTTGTGCTTGCCCATTAATCTCTTTACTTCTCATAGCAATAGTGATCATAGTTTTAATCTTCACAGTATTTCGTGTCAAGGACCCCGTGATCACAATGAACAGCATCAAGATCACAAAGCTCCAACTTGTCAACACCATGTCACAACAACCCGGGGCCAACATGTCCTTAGTCGCTGACGTGTCGGTGAAGAACCCTAACGTTGCATCCTTTAGGTATAGCAACACCACCACGAGTTTGTACTACCATGGTGTCATTGTGGGGGAGGCTAGAGGACCACCTGGGAGGGCCAAGGCCAGAAGAACATTGAGGATGAATGTCACAATTGATGTCATCACCGCTCGCGTCATTTCTAGCCCGGATTTTGTGACGGATTTAGGTTCCGGGTTGTTGACTATGAGCAGCTTCTCTAGAGTTCCTGGGCAGGTCAAGATCTTGAACTTGATTAAGAGACATGTTGTTGTGAAAATGAATTGCACcaccacttttaatatttcCACACAGGCGATTAAGGAGCAAAGTTGTAAGCGGAAGGTTAAACTTTAG
- the LOC100809058 gene encoding probable methyltransferase At1g29790: MKSFNILSPEDKGMTKQNVNTKLKRWRCAYYFIFIPGALALLLSVAAVSKFLSFKSFLGTESLYSNLNPEVPNRNQNEVLMKTVEMVIHKIEEELDKLRETKQDPSSTPSVFQQGSFLSDILGLLESAATSHQHSEGSNRQTDNFTIHPLVRKKKQSDEPADYFLREEIRKYVRIKPNRLGKQNFMGTNASFTSIGHACFAMKEELEEYMDYDVGEICNDDWKLAQKLMVHGCDPLPRRRCFSRAPKLYNQPFPINESLWKLPDDRNVRWSQYRCKNFLCLASNTTRKGFFKCADCFNLTNHEMPRWISLEADSNQTADFLISDVLGIKPKEIRIGLDFSVGTGTFAARMREFNVTIVSATINFGAPFNEMIALRGLVPLYLTINQRLPFFDNTLDLIHTTRFLDGWIDLVLLEFILYDWDRVLRPGGLLWIDSFFCLKEDLYAYLQAFKMLRYKKHKWVVVPKVDKDDQEMFFSAVLEKPPRQFR, from the coding sequence ATGAAATCTTTCAATATTCTGAGTCCTGAAGATAAGGGAATGACAAAACAGAATGTTAATACAAAGTTAAAAAGATGGAGATGtgcttactattttatcttcatACCGGGTGCTCTTGCTCTTCTCCTTTCTGTTGCTGCTGTGTCCAAGTTCCTCTCCTTCAAATCATTTCTAGGTACTGAATCTTTATACTCAAATCTGAATCCTGAGGTCCCAAATAGGAATCAAAATGAGGTGCTGATGAAAACCGTTGAAATGGTAATTCATAAAATTGAAGAGGAACTGGACAAACTGAGGGAAACAAAACAGGATCCATCGTCAACCCCATCTGTATTCCAGCAAGGTTCATTTCTTTCCGATATATTAGGACTTCTTGAGTCAGCAGCGACGTCTCATCAACACAGTGAAGGGAGTAATCGGCAAACTGATAATTTCACCATTCATCCTCTGGTGAGAAAAAAGAAGCAATCTGATGAGCCTGCTGATTACTTTCTGCGTGAAGAGATTCGCAAGTATGTCAGGATAAAGCCTAACAGATTAGGAAAACAAAACTTCATGGGGACAAATGCAAGCTTCACCAGCATAGGACACGCATGCTTTGCCATGAAGGAAGAGCTAGAAGAATACATGGACTATGATGTTGGTGAGATCTGCAATGATGACTGGAAGCTAGCTCAAAAGCTTATGGTTCATGGTTGTGATCCTTTACCAAGGAGAAGGTGCTTTTCAAGAGCCCCTAAGCTATACAACCAGCCATTTCCCATCAATGAATCCTTGTGGAAACTTCCTGATGATAGAAATGTCAGATGGAGCCAATACCGGTGCAAGAACTTCTTGTGTCTTGCCAGCAACACCACTCGTAAGGGATTCTTCAAGTGTGCAGACTGCTTCAATCTCACCAACCATGAGATGCCAAGATGGATAAGCCTGGAGGCTGATTCAAACCAGACAGCGGATTTCCTTATATCTGATGTTCTTGGAATTAAGCCAAAAGAGATCAGAATAGGATTGGACTTCAGTGTTGGAACTGGAACTTTTGCTGCTAGGATGAGGGAATTCAATGTGACTATAGTTTCAGCCACTATCAATTTTGGAGCACCCTTTAATGAAATGATAGCTCTTAGAGGACTTGTTCCTCTCTACTTGACTATAAACCAAAGGCTTCCATTTTTTGACAACACCCTGGATTTGATTCACACAACAAGGTTTCTAGATGGGTGGATTGACCTTGTGCTCCTTGAGTTTATATTGTATGATTGGGATAGAGTTCTGAGACCAGGGGGGTTGCTTTGGATAGACAGCTTCTTCTGCTTGAAGGAAGATTTGTATGCTTACTTGCAGGCCTTCAAAATGCTGAGATATAAGAAGCACAAATGGGTAGTTGTTCCAAAGGTTGATAAGGATGATCAAGAAATGTTCTTCTCTGCTGTTTTAGAGAAGCCTCCTAGACAATTCAGGTGA
- the LOC100801965 gene encoding uncharacterized protein isoform X1: protein MALTATTSINISHHSTLIFPPKQHKQHLRIHRFRCSGTNPNKESESQNNAILKLAWYSSELLGIAASVFRSPSNEEVPPQRLLQTIDRAAVVDTIKQDFERSYFVTGDLTLNAYEEDCEFADPAGSFKGLQRFKRNCTNFGSLLEKSNMKLMKWEDFEDKGIGHWRFNCILSFPWRPILSATGYTEYYFDARSGKVCRHVEHWNVPKKALFKQILRPSRGFGLKDYVNRWLKAVQMKL, encoded by the exons atGGCATTAACTGCCACTACTTCAATCAACATAAGTCACCATAGCACTTTGATTTTTCCTCCGAAACAACACAAGCAGCACCTTAGAATCCACAGGTTTCGATGCAGTGGAACTAATCCGAACAAAGAGTCGGAATCACAGAACAATGCAATTCTCAAGCTTGCATGGTATAGTTCCGAGCTTCTTGGCATTGCAGCGTCCGTTTTCCGTTCACCATCTAATGAGGAAgttcctcctcagaggcttctTCAGACCATTGATCGTGCTGCGGTTGTGGACACTATCAAACAAGACTTTGAAAGATCCTATTTTGTCACAG GAGATCTGACATTAAATGCTTATGAAGAGGATTGTGAATTTGCAGACCCAGCAGGCTCATTTAAAGGGCTTCAGCGATTCAAAAGGAACTGCACTAATTTTGGATCCCTTCTGGAGAAGTCAAACATGAAGCTGATGAAGTGGGAAGATTTTGAA GACAAAGGAATTGGACATTGGCGATTCAACTGTATCTTGTCCTTTCCTTGGAGGCCCATTCTTTCTG CAACTGGATACACAGAATACTATTTTGATGCACGATCGGGAAAAGTATGCAG GCATGTGGAGCACTGGAATGTTCCCAAAAAGGCATTGTTCAAGCAAATTCTAAGGCCTAGTCGTGGATTTGGCTTAAAAGATTATGTGAATAGGTGGTTGAAAGCAGTGCAGATGAAGCTTTAA
- the LOC100807270 gene encoding 39S ribosomal protein L46, mitochondrial isoform X2, with protein MKMSLVWPLLTRRGFSTSSENLVASVLFERLPVVIPKIDPVVYAFQEFSFRWRQQYQRRYPDEFLDKSDARGKGDYQIDYVPAPRITEADQSNDRRSLQRALDRRLYLLLYGNAYGAPSGKPVWHFPEKVYESEDTMRKCAESALKSVIGDLSNTYFVGNAPMAHMVVQPTENQSGSTSFKRFFFKSQVIAKNKFDIGKCEDFVWVTKDELTEYFPEQAEFLNKMIIS; from the exons ATGAAAATGTCACTGGTTTGGCCTCTCTTAACGAGGCGAGGATTCAGCACAAGCTCTGAGAATCTTGTTGCTTCTGTGCTCTTTGAGAGATTGCCAGTGGTCATTCCCAAAATTGATCCTGTGGTTTATGCATTTCAAGAATTCTC GTTTCGATGGCGACAACAATATCAACGCAGATACCCTGATGAATTTCTTGACAAATCTGATGCAAG GGGGAAAGGTGATTATCAGATTGACTATGTGCCAGCACCACGAATCACTGAAGCCGACCAAAGTAATGACCGAAG GTCATTACAAAGAGCTCTTGACAGAAGACTCTACCTTCTTCTCTATGGTAATGCATATGGGGCTCCAAGTGGGAAGCCTGTGTGGCATTTTCCAGAGAAAGTTTATGAATCAGAGGACACCATGCGCAAG tGTGCAGAGTCTGCCTTAAAATCAGTCATAGGAGATCTTTCTAATACATATTTTGTTGGAAATGCTCCAATGGCCCATATGGTTGTTCAGCCAACAGAAAACCAGTCCGGATCCACATCTTTTAAG CGATTCTTCTTCAAGTCACAAGTaattgctaaaaacaagttcgaCATCGGAAAATGTGAGGATTTTGTCTGGGTGACAAAGGATGAATTGACGGAGTATTTTCCCGAGCAAGCCGAGTTTTTAAATAAGATGATCATTAGCTGA